The Myotis daubentonii chromosome 1, mMyoDau2.1, whole genome shotgun sequence genome includes the window CTGGGAGTACAATACCCTGAAATGTCACCCAATTGAATATAAAACTGTAATTTTAATCATTTGTCTTTTAAGTCAAACATACCCAGGATTCTTTGACTTTTCCTCTCCTCAGGTATATCCACAGCAGAAGCCATTACCTCTTAAATTCGGGTATTTTTTCCCTCCATACACTTACGGTGAGCGTGAGGTACAAACTAAGTGAGAGGAGACATCTCATCCCCACTCCCCAACCTCCTTGGTTGGCCtttcaaaactgaaaaataaataaagactaacttctcttaaatgtttcaaaacaaaataattaaaatgtatctttGGGTAAATAGCCATGAAACTCAATGAGctatttcctgtattttttaagtCACAGACTCAGGGTCAATCATGGGGGGAAAAACAGCTGCATAGTTTTGATTCTGCCAAATGGCTCAGTGACATTACATCACAGGAGGACTTAGAACTGTGGGCGTTCTGAGAGGCAGGCACCACTTCAGCCATGTGGGCACCTGCATGCTGAGCTGTGGAGTGCTCCCCCAAATGAACTCTCCCTAATTATATAGCATCATGACAATTTGTCGTCCAGCATAACTGAATCCATTTATCCCACCCTGATGCCCCACTAAATAAACACTAACGAAAAGACAGCTTTAATTGTCTCCCAAGGAAAATATCGGGCGGTGGCTAGTGGGATTCTAAGAAAAGGGTCACTCTACCATGGAAGGGATTAGATCTTTAAAGCGGCCatggaaataagaataaaaaacctCCCAGCCCACAAGTGTtattccatctctttctctccagaAGACACGCAGGTAGTAGAGGGAATGAAATCGATACTCCCTGGTTGCCTGGTGCGATACTGACGGACAATATTTGGCTTCCAAGTGGTGGTGGTATGTTTGTTTCCTAAAACAAAATGTGTGcaaatactattcagcaatgaaaaagaagTATTTATACATGTGAATGAACCTCAAAAACGATGCTCTGTGACACACGCCCTATAGTGTATCATTCTATTACTATGAAATGGCCATAAAAGGCAAATCTATGGAGACTGGAATCGGGTTAGTGTTGCCTAGGGCCCAGTGTGGGAAAGGTGATTGACTGACAATGGGCGGAAGGGAGGGGTCCTTTTGGTGATGATGGAAAAGTTCTAAAATTGGATTGTAGTGATGGCTGTACAACTctgtaaaccagtggttctcaaccttcctaatgccgcgaccctttaatacagttcctcatgttgtggtgactcccaaccataaaattattttcactgctacttcataagtgcaattttgctactgttatgaatcgtaatgtaaatatctgatatgcaggatgtattttcattgttacaaactgaacataattaaagcatagtgatcacaaaaacaatatgtaattatatatgtgttttccgatggtcttaggcaacccctgtgcaagggtcattcgacccccaaaggggtcgcgacccacaggttgagaaccgctgctgtaaacTAACTGAAAATCATGGAATTGTGCACTTAAAATGGATAGATTTTGTGACATGAAAACTACTGGTTATACTTCAGACTAAATAAAACTGTTTGAAAAACGTTATTATGCTAccactcctgggtctgagggtgGTTCCTAAGCTGCCATGAAGGTCATTTTTCTGTCACTTATACTCCCTGTGCTCTTTCTCTAATTTTCACCTGTAAAAAGTTTTCAGGAGGGGGcggggacggagggagggagggagggagagagagagcacctTTCCGAGAAGCCTCCAAAAATACCTGATCATGCTTGCCCAAATTAAGTTCATATCCATCCTATGGCCAGAAGATAGGATACACAGATCTGGGTTAATTCTGCCAACACCCGTGACTGTGAgattagagaaaaggaaatggaagctTGGAGATTCACTACAATCTGTAAAATATTTGCTACTGAATGCAACATGTGGTTGAAGATGAAGGTCTGGAAGAGTGGTCCCTGTGGAACACGATGAGGAATTCAATACCCTATGTAACTCCAAGACACGTTAGCGTAATTGCATGAAGAAAATATTCCCAGAGAGAGTGGCTGTTTcttattcagaaaaaataaaaaagtcattatCCTGTTTGGTAGGGAGTAATTCTCAAACCTGAACCATGCTCAGAATGACCTGACTCCCAAGTCCCACCCAAGACTTCCTGAATCAAAAGGTTCAGAGATGGGGCTCAGGACCTGTGTGTCTGGCAAGCCCCGCAAATGACTCTTAGGTAGCCAGGTAGGAGACGTTGGGAACTAGTATCTAAGGCTCGAGAAAAGCTGACCTTCAGTCATAAACAGTATCACGGCTCTGGTCTGTGACTTCAATACCAAGGGACAAAATGGCTTGTGGTCTGAGAGTCCGAGCTCCACCAATGTGAGTGTCCATGCTTCCCTAGCAGATAATAAACACTTACAGATTCTGAAATTCTGTGCAATGACAACAGACACCCAGGTCCGGGAATTTGCAAAGGCAGCCCCGCtgcaggaaagaagaaaaggcagaTGCAAGGCGCGATAGGGCCGTCTCACAGACGTGGCCTTCCCCATTACAGTAGGTGGAGCCCGTTGGAGAAAATACGGCTCCAGCGGAATCCAAGTCGGGAGGCTGGATCCCTAAGGTCCAAAAAATCACCAATGGGTCCACAGGGTTTCTAACAAATCCAGGGCATGCATTTACCAGCCCAGGCTGGTTAtacttacagcggttctcaaccttcccaatgccgcgaccctttaatacagttcctcatgttgtggtgacccccaatttcattgttacaaactgaacataattaaagcatagtgattaatcacaaaaacaatatgcaattatatgtgtttcccgatggtcttaggcgacccctgtgaaagggtcgttcgacccccaaaggggtcccgacccacaggttgagaaccgctgctttagaagtAGGAACTCTGCTTCCACGGGAGCACGAAGTTGGCCAGTTTTGTGCTGAGGCCGCGGGGACCTGGTGGTTCTGCTGGGGCGGGTGGCAGCCCTGCGCGACCTCAGCCGCCTTGGCCGAGGCAGGGCCCGGGGTCAGGGGAGCGCCGCCGCCTGCTGTCGCGGACTGTGCCTGCGGGACCGTCACTCCCCAGCCCGGGCGAGACGGCCCGCAGTCGCCGCACGTCGGGCAGCCTCGCGCCCCGGGCGCAGTCCGGCCTGGGGCCCCGCgccctgccctctgctctccCCCCGCGCGCGTCCCCAGGCGCGCCCCGCTGTGGCCCCACACGGATCCCCACACCCTGACGCCGGCGCCCGCGGTCCCGGACTCTGACCCAGGCCTTGCGCCTCCCTCGGGGACCCGCGAGGCGTCCAGGTGGCCGAGCCCGCGCCGCGGGGGGGAGGCGCCTCGGCGCGGGCCTCAccccggggcagggaggggaaggggggagcggGACGCCGCCGCCCGGCCCCTGGGGACCGGCCGGCCCCCTCCCCGCGCGCCCCCGCACAGTGCTCATGCGCGCGGCCCAGCCTTTATAGCGGCCACGGGCGCCGCGCTCTCCGCACTCGCGCGCAGCGGGGCGGGTCCGACTCAGGTGCAGAGCCCCGGGCGTCCGGCGCGGGCGTGCGGGTCCCTGAGCCTGTCCGTGTGTCTCCTCTGTCGCTCCCagcttgtctgtctgtctgcataTTTCACCCTCCACCCGGGTCCGGGGCTGCACATCGATTCGGGGTCGGGCTCGGCTTGCAGCGGGAGCGTCGCCTCCAGACCGAGCGGGCGTCAGCTCCGGGGCCGCGGCGCTTCGGTCTCCGCCGGCTCCTGGGAACCCGAGAGGTGCGGGGTCTCCGCGGTCGCAGGAGCGGGAGCCCGCGTTCCCCCGGAGCCTCCTCGCACTCTCCCTCTCTCCGGGTCCGAGCAGCCCCCTCGGCTACCATGGCTGTAGCCTGGATCCCGGTCCTCTGCCTCGGTGGGTACGCACCCCTCGCCGCCCCTTGCCCTCGCGCCGAGCGGGCGGAGGCTGGAGCCCGCCTCGTGCTGTCCTCTCTTCGCAGGTGTGGGGCTGCTGCTGCCGGAGCCCGCGGGCTGCCAGGGAGCCGGTGAGTGGCGGGGTCCCCGCGGGGAAGCGGGGTCGGTCCGGGCCGCGGGCGGGGCTGAGGCCGGCAGGTAGGAGCGCGCGCAGGTGGGAGGGCTGCCTGGCGCTCCGGTTCAGACCTACGGCCCATCTGCTCGGCTTACCCGTTTCTCCCACGCGGGGGGACCCCTCCGGCCCGAAGGGGACGTTCTTTCCAAGCTACGGAGaagggagccccctccccccctgcaacCCACATCCCCGGGGCCCGCCGGCCAGCCGGCCAGCAGACGGTTAAGGCAGGGGTATTAGTGGAGCCCCCGGAGAGGGGGGCCTCGCTAGTCCCGGGTGTTCTGCAGTCTTGGGAGCCAGGAGAAGCGCTCTAGACCCGACTTCAGACCCTCAGagctgaggagagagaggcttgACCCTGGCTCTGTTTCTAGGAGTGTGCCCTAGCATTTGGGAGTCGTTTTAGAGTTGGTTCCACGTGTAGAAGTCCGAGTATGGGTGTGTGGTTCGGTGTGTTTTCTACAAAGTAAAAGGCAAACCCTTCCGGAATGTATCCTTTGTTTTCCTTGAAAGGAGAAATGAGGGTAAGGCTTGCACCGGCTGTATTCAGCCCCACGCAACTCTCCTCGCCCCCTCGTCCCCACCACTCACACGCTCACTGAAGTCAGTGTTGACAGATAAGGGTAATGTGTCTGATGCCACTGAAAATGGGAGGAAGGATTAAGGCTGTTTGATAACAGATGTGAGGCTACTGTTTTTGGTAAAGATTTTCATTCCCCCGACACCCTAGAATGTTTCAGAGCCAAGGGGTTGGCAGTGTATCTGGCATCCTGCCTCCCTGGACCTTACAATACAGGGTACAGCTCAACACAGAGGGCCCTTAGGAGGGGGCCCTGCCTGTCcagggggctcagttggttggagcgtcctcccTGCACGAAAAGGTTAGGGGTTCAGTCTGGGGTCCTGGGCtcgcgggaggcagccaatcaatctttctcgctcttcccctcccccctctcttttttctcccctctctaaaatcagtaagaacatatctttggatgaggattaaaaataaataaattcaatatttataGCAAATTAATGGATTAACATGTTGTATTATGGTATCTTGTTACATGTTGCCAAAGGCTTGTCTTACAGTAAAAACTTAGATTCTTTATTAGTTGGGTTGACCATGTAAAACTTGACAGTATTAACAGTGCTTTCTAAAAATGCACTCACTGCCTGAGGTAGTTCTCGGGAACAGGAATAAGCAGGCACCATTCTGAAGGGACTAACTTCCCTGTTTCCTGTCCTGTAGGAGTTGCAGAATATTCTgtgggctgtgtggccttgggcagattAACACATggctttcatttcttcatttgtaaaattagtGATTGAGCTAGATGACATTCAATAAAGTGAAGCATCTTTTTACTGATTTGCTTACATTCATATAATTTAAAGGCACTGCATTTGGAGGAAAACTGGTATAAATGTGCTTCTGAAGCAAAGGATGACTTAGGTTTGTGCATGTGTCTATGAAAATGTCCCTCACAGGCTCAACCCAGATTTAATACCGTCCCCTCAGGCAACTATGCACACAGTTGTCATCAGAAGtgagatttttatatttctagaacaaattaataaatggcCAATGAGTGTTATTTTCTAGTTCTCATATAGTtcaattatgtattttattttttaatatatttttattgttgatagtattacagatatctcccatttcccccccccctcccagcccctacacCACCCCTCATATCCTTGAACACCAGGTGTACAAGGTCTTCACTACTCTATTGCCTGTGTTCATGGGCTTAAGcatatcctatatactaaaggctaatatgcaaatcgaccaaacagtggaaccacctgtcactatgacacacactgaccaccagggggcagacattcaacacaggagctgccccctggtggtcagtgctctcccacagggggagaactgctcagccagaagccaggctcatggctggtgagcacagcagcagtgacaggcgcctctcctgcttccgcagtagcactaaggatatctgactgctggcttaggcttgctcagccatcagtcagacatcccttgagggttcccggactgcaaGATCCTCCCCCTacagtgcacgatttttgtgcactgggcctctagtaagtatataagttctttggtttatctcttctcacccCCCTAACCTCCCAATCATGTATTTTCCAAACTGATAAGAACTGAGAAAATTTTCCCATTAGACTTTATAGTGGCTGAGGACTAGATGAAATTGGAGAACAGATTTTCAGTTTGCTAAAATCTGGAGTGGTGTGGGACAGTGTATAAGTCAATATTCCCAACAAGAAGTGTCGAAATCAGGGAAGTAAAATGTCAATCTCATCTCCTAgcccccccactcacccccactGCCCAACACGTCCTAAGAACGGCTATTacattctctccttcctctgcagtGCCCATTGCTATCACGTGCTTTACCAGAGGCCTGGACATCAGGAAAGAGAAAGCAGATGTGCTCTGCCCCGGGGACTGCCCTCTTGAGGAATTCTCCGTGTTTGGGAACATAGTATATGCTTCTGTGTCAAGCGTATGCGGCGCCGCTGTCCACAAGTAAGCCCAAACATGCCAAGGGGAGAGAAGCGCACGTGTGattattttttctccctctctagcCGTCTGTAGCCcccatcttttctttcttgtgGTGCCATAATAGGCATCAAAGGTTTTCCTGAATACCCTTGAACACCAGCTACACAAGGGAAGCTTTCTGACCGATGGCAAGTTGTATTATTTCTTGATAGTTGGCTCTGTGATTCTAAAACATTGCTAATCATGTAATATATTAGTATGTGCCAGCCATTGTTTGAAGTTCCACGACAACTCTACCACTCTACAAGGTAGGTACAATTTTACTCCATTGTACTGATGAGGGAACATACTACAAGTGTGTTCTTATCAACACTTAAGCTTGACAGCACAAAACCATTTTCCCAGGCAGATGCTGTACCTGTGTaagcaagttttttaaaaaggctggaAGTTAGCAGGTGGGCCAGCGGCGCAATGGATAACGCGTCTGACTACGGATCAGAAAAAGGCTGGAAGCACTCTTAGATGGGTTTCCTGCTGAACTATTTTCCTGATAAATCAAATAATAGATGCAACATGGCACCAGTCAGTCGGATGGCCTGAAAAGTGTGGGTTGATCGCAGGTGTTGTTCTTGTGCTGCAGGGGAGTAATCAGCAAGTCCGGGGGGCCTGTGCGAATCTACAGCCTACCTGGTCGAGAAAACTACTCCTCAGTCGTTGCCAATGGTATCCAGTCTCAAACGCTTTCCAGATGGTCTGCTTCTTTCACAGTGACGAGTAGGTACAATTATGTTCTTACTTTTGTGTAAAcattgcccccccaccaccacccccagaaaaccccccaaaaaacattttctgtttttctcagcCAAACTGAGAAACTTTGATGGCAAAACCTGTGGTCAAGATCGAAGGGGTCAACTACGGGCTAGAGTCAGGGGACCCAAAGAGTCAAGGACCCACTCAGGCCAAACTTGGAGACTGGGGAGGAATAATCTTGCTATCAGAAGAGGGCGGTAGAAACTTGAATGGTCTGTAATCAGAATGCCCTGACCACGTAACACTAAATCAAAAAAACTAGTGAATGAATGTGAATTCATTTTTGGTGATCTTTTCAAAATATGACCTGccctcgccagtgtggctcagttggttgaagtatcATCTCTTACAACAAAAGGTTACAGGatcaattccgggtcaggacacatacccaggttgtgggtttgaacccccagtcagggccctgcctatgggaggcaacaaattgatgtttctctttctccctctctctcttaaaaaaaaaaaaaggcctaatAGATAAGAATCCATTTTGGTTTTTTGAAACAAGAATGCAGCAGTTGCTCCTGAAATTTGCCATCACTCTGTTACATGTACCATCCTATAGAACTCTAGATTAGATTCGTTGTGCTTTGATgataaaaaaggaagaggaaaaaatagcCTCTTCTTTATTTTAACAGAAGGCAAAAGTGGAACCCAGGAAGCCACAGGACAAGCCGTGTCCACAGCACAGCCACCATCAGGTATGAAATATGGAGCCTACATTGTCTCAGACAGCACTGGAAAGTCCTGCATTGGAGGCGTATCAAATATGTAGGCCTCCTACACGACTGACTTCTTTGTTGGGGCATTGCTTCCCCAGTCCAGatcataaagaaataaattttcaaaaaacatatctttttaagAATGACACTACTTGTCATAAGCTTTTCCCTATGTGGGCTTCTTGCTATGGAACTGTCTGCCCTTTGCTGATGCCAAatgcttccttccccaccccacccccaaccaggtAAACGACTAAAGAAAACACCCAACAAGAAAGCTGGGAATAAAGGTAAGAATCCAGATAGCCATTTGGGAAAATAACTgtgtccctcccttctccctcctccctccttccctcttgaAACTGCTAACAAAAAGACTTGTTTGGGTTTTCACAGACTGTAAAGCAGACATTGCATTTCTGATTGATGGAAGTTTTAATATTGGGCAGCGCCGATTTAATCTACAGAAGAACTTTGTTGGGAAAGTGGCTCTCATGCTGGGAATTGGAACAGAAGGACCACATGTGGGCCTTGTTCAAGCCAGGTATCAACTTTGTTATAATGGGAGGAGACTTGAATGATGACAAATAATCAGTCCTTTTATAGGTACATTTGTTTCAGTTCAATAAACATATTGAGTTGTGGACAGTCTGGGTTCCCAAACTATAAATTCAGGATTTAGGATTGCCTAAGCAGACTGGGTAAGTCTAAGTACTTCCTTTTTGGAGAAAAGGACTTAGAGAATTCTATGCTatttgtggactgaaaggtttgTTCCTCATACAGATTACCTTTGCACATCTACTCTGCTcaattcttcatttctctttgctGAAGGAAAAACAGGCAGTGATATATCTGTAACTCCTCCCTATTCTGTTATTGTTTTTAGCTCTTTCCATATTCCCTTAATTGGAGATTTGAAGCCTGACCTTTTAacttttattctcttaaaaatagTACTTATTGATGTGTATCATAAAAAGCTTAAAGAACAtaaaagcataaagaaaaaaaatccaaatataacCTCCAGAGATAATCactgtaggatttttttttcttttcagtattttaagaaaatatttgtctATATgagggcattttttttaaaatatattttatttcagaaaggaagggagagggagagagatagaaacatcaatgatgagagagaatcattgattggctgcctcctgcatgccccccactgaggaccgAGCTCGagaaccccagcatgtgcccttgatcggaatggaacccaggacccttcagtccccaggctgacactctatccactgagcaaaaacggCTAGGGCTATGAGggtatttcttgatttttaaaagttcagacTATAAAAATGTCTTATATCCTGTTTTATTCATCCCCGACTATTCTGAGCACTTTATCATGtcacaaaaattcttcagaaAATGTCTCATGCTACTCTGCATGATTGATTACTTAGCCATTCTTCTATTGCTTCTTCACCATTACACTGAGCGCTGTGATGAACATCCTATGACATCTGTGTGGTGTCTCTGATTAGACTTGATTCCTGGAAGTGGGGTTGGGTCAGAGGGTTCTGACATTTTTAAGTACTCTGAAATAAACAgttaaattgctttattttttaagggtTTTCTCCAGTACTATTAcagatattaatttatatttaatttgttcttatattattttttacaattggTTCTTCAtttagatagatttttttttttagtgtgagAATGTAACTTTGTTGTTTTAACCatttgttgtggttttttaaaatatattttattgattttttacacagaggaagggagagggatagagagttagaaacatcgatgagagagaaacatcgatcagctgcctcctgcacactccctactcggtatgtgcccacaaccaaggtagatgcccttgaccggaattgaacctgagacccttgagtgcgcaggccaatgctctatccactgagccaaaccgtttgtTGTTTTAACAACAAAAGCCATTTGTTGTTTTAACCATTTGTTCAACACCTTTTAAAAATGAGCTTCTTATTCCATTGATTTGTGATAATCTTATATACAAGTTTAAGCAAGTCTGTTTCTTTGATCCATTTGCTACTTCTTACATCCTTTCTACAATGCTTTGATTTTTGTCACTTTATTGTACATTTTAACATCCCATAAGGCAAATTCCCCACAGTCCTTTTCTTCATACATTTTTCCTTTGCTATTTTTACCCAATTATTTTTCAAGATGAAAACTACACTACCCCGAAGACTCACTTTTCTATAAATGTCCTGGTTTGTAGTTTTTTACTTTAAGAAGAACATTAGAATAAACTGTATCAAGAGTTTCCATTTAAGCAGATAACAATATATCATTAAGGATGCAAAAGAAGACTAAATTTCATAAATCATAATTTGGATAGTTGAGAAGTGACCATAAAAGTGAAAAGGTTATCACCCCACGAAATCTGACTTTGTGACCCAGCATTCCACCAGGTATACAGAAACCACCCCGTCAGGCAAGACAATCAGTGCTACAGTTGTCCCTCAAAAATCTTGGCTTAATGGCAACTGatacaaaaatcttaaaattttgaACTTATGAAATATTGACATCTAAAAACAGTGCATCAAACTgtgctttaactgtttttactcaACATGGTCTTTAATGAACAGAGTAGTTATGAAAGTGAGCCATGATTGGTTTGCTATTAAATATGGAAAATCTCAAACCTCCTACCATACACATCATTTTAAGATTAGCAAATGTCAACATCATTAGAAGAAAAACTCAATATCGTCATACTTTATAATGTTTCCTCATAACTTCCCATTTAAAATGTTGGCCTTAGTGTCACTGAAGCTGCCTCTTCCGACCAGAGACCTGGGTCAATAGACCCGCACTGTTCAGTGCTTCCAGGTCAGCCTGGGCCAGACCTGCCCCACACCAGGCGGATTGCGGTTAAGCCCAGTGCCCTGACCCGGGCCTGGTTTCAGGTGCTCCTAATAGTTTAGGTATGGACTTTGGGTGCAGAGTGGGAGCCAAACAAATCTGAATTTAAAGTGTGGCTATGTTTTGTTGGGAAAATTACCTAAATGTCTGAGCCTGTTTCTTATATTATAGGGATAATAATTTCTATCTCCTAGAGTTATAATGAAATGAGATTATACATAACATATAGCATATTACCCAGAcctggggtcctcaaactacggcctgcgggccacatgcaaatacaaatattgtatttgttcccgatttggtttttttacttcaaaataagatatgtgcagtgtgcataggaatttgtacatagtttttttttaaactatagtccggccctccaactgtctgagggacagtgaactggccccctgtttaaaaagtttgaggacccctgacccaGACTATAGTTAATCCTTAAGGTAGCAAttgtttttgttacatttttaaaagaccccTAAAAATTCAAGTAAAGATGCAATGTCTTAGTTGATGATATAATGTGGGATTAAGAAAGAAACTTAGACATTGTCCACTTTAAAGTTTAAGATATATAATTTGCTCATTTTGCATTTccaattctctttttttcatttttccacgTAGTGAACACCCCAAAATAGAATTTTACTTGAAAAACTTTACATCAGCCAAAGATGTTTTGTTTGCCATAAAGGAAGTAGGTTTCCGAGGGGGTAATTCCAATACAGGTAAGTAGACTTTGGCACCTGGGATATAACACAGGAGGCTATGAATGATTAGATATGTAGAACAGTATTGTGCTTTTTTAATATAAGGAGATGTGAAACGCTTCTTCCTGTCTCTGGAATCTTGGCTAGTAGGCACTTGATCATCTGAGGTGCtcaatttttaatggaaaatatacCAAagggttaattttatttattaaaaaaaaataaagcatcatgGCCCAAAATCCTTATAATGAATAGGGCAGATGTCACTTCAGGCAAGTACCTGTTTGGaatgtttaaaaagaagtaaagacCAACAGACGTTCCTAATAAATGTAGATGTGGTAGAAAGAACTAAAGTAGCACTATGGACCCTCAGAAGGGAGACTTCTTATTCTGAGTCCTTAGGGTACTAATCAGTCACTAGGGACGAGATGGAGAGCATGGGTACAGGAGTGGGAGTGTTGTGTTTCTGACTGATGTAAATGAAAGGAAATGTGAGGCTTTTGGGAAGTGCTGGGATAGGTGAAGACAAAATTGGCCTGACAGATTATTAAACTTTCCCACCATATGCATCAATTATAGAACCGGGCTCTATATGTTAAATTCTTAAACGAAGTGGCATCAGGTTGGTATAGGGAAATAGAAATGTCATTTGAGCAGTCATGGTGCTCCAGTTTGCTTCTTTTTCACCCCTAGGAAAAGCCTTGAAGCACACCGCCCAGAAATTCTTCACGGCAGAAACTGGTGTGAGAAAGGGGATCCCCAAAGTGGTGGTGGTATTTATTGATGGCTGGCCTTCTGACGACATTGAGGAAGCAGGCATTGTGGCTAGAGAGTTTGGTGTCAATGTATTCATAGTTTCTGTGGCCAAGCCCATCCCTGAAGAATTGGGGATGGTTCAGGATGTTGCATTTATTGATAAGGTGAGGAGGTGAGGGATGTCTTGTTATGGTAGTGATTCAGTTTTGGACCTTGAGGCATAGTGCTGACTGGCCCCTATCTAACATTCaagatttcataatttttaagaagaaacaaTGTTTGACCCCTTTGGATATCTTTTCTGTTCTTCCCTTCCATTAGGCTGTCTGTCGGAATAATGGTTTCTTCTCTTACCACATGCCCAACTGGTTTGGCACCACAAAATACGTAAAGCCTCTAGTGCAGAAGCTCTGCACTCACGAGCAGATGATGTGCAGCAAGACCTGTTATAACTCAGTGAACATTGCCTTTCTAATTGACGGCTCTAGCAGCGTTGGGGATAGTAACTTCCGTATCATGCTTGAATTTGTCTCCAACATAGCCAAGACTTTTGAAATCTCAGACATTGGTGCCAAGATAGCTGCTGTACAGTTCACCTACGATCAGCGCACAGAATTCAGTTTCACTGACTATAGCACCAAAGAGAATGTCCTAGCGGTTATCCGAAACATCCGCTATATGAGTGGTGGAACAGCTACTGGTGACGCCATTTCTTTTACTGTTAGAAATGTGTTTGGTCCC containing:
- the COCH gene encoding cochlin, with translation MAVAWIPVLCLGVGLLLPEPAGCQGAVPIAITCFTRGLDIRKEKADVLCPGDCPLEEFSVFGNIVYASVSSVCGAAVHKGVISKSGGPVRIYSLPGRENYSSVVANGIQSQTLSRWSASFTVTKGKSGTQEATGQAVSTAQPPSGKRLKKTPNKKAGNKDCKADIAFLIDGSFNIGQRRFNLQKNFVGKVALMLGIGTEGPHVGLVQASEHPKIEFYLKNFTSAKDVLFAIKEVGFRGGNSNTGKALKHTAQKFFTAETGVRKGIPKVVVVFIDGWPSDDIEEAGIVAREFGVNVFIVSVAKPIPEELGMVQDVAFIDKAVCRNNGFFSYHMPNWFGTTKYVKPLVQKLCTHEQMMCSKTCYNSVNIAFLIDGSSSVGDSNFRIMLEFVSNIAKTFEISDIGAKIAAVQFTYDQRTEFSFTDYSTKENVLAVIRNIRYMSGGTATGDAISFTVRNVFGPMRDSPNKNFLVVVTDGQSYDDVRGPAAAAHDAGITIFSVGVAWAPLDDLRDMASKPKESHAFFTREFTGLEPIVSDVIRGICRDFLESQQ